The following proteins are encoded in a genomic region of Poecilia reticulata strain Guanapo linkage group LG11, Guppy_female_1.0+MT, whole genome shotgun sequence:
- the LOC103472538 gene encoding cortexin-3-like: MADDLYSSTFSASESDFPSSSSSSSTSFLTLEQRAAFVFVLILFIFLGLLIVRCFRILLDPYRSMPSSTWTDYMEKDTFDYRIS, from the coding sequence ATGGCGGACGACCTCTACAGCAGCACCTTCTCAGCCTCTGAATCGGacttcccctcctcctcttcctcttcctccacctccttcctcaCGCTCGAACAGAGGGCTGCTTTCGTCTTCGTCCTCATCCTCTTCATTTTTCTCGGCCTACTGATCGTCCGCTGCTTCCGGATCCTTTTGGACCCGTACCGCAGCATGCCGTCGTCTACCTGGACGGACTACATGGAGAAGGACACGTTCGATTACCGGATTTCCTGA